In the Bacillus alveayuensis genome, one interval contains:
- a CDS encoding flagellar basal-body rod protein FlgG (product_source=KO:K02392; cog=COG4786; ko=KO:K02392; pfam=PF00460,PF06429; superfamily=55718), with amino-acid sequence MLIRSMAQATNTMNQLQKQIDTIGHNLANLDTNGFKKTTSSFHELVKQQINNQPDERKEVGRLTDYGIRVGNGAKLQSKVVFEQGVIKKTNRELDIALTNPYQFLQVQVNGEIHYTRDGALYLSPANDGTNRLMLVTSDGYSIVDENENPIYLDDSFKEIIISPNGMLTAVSRNDNDPNQIVQLGIVKVNRPDMLAAQGNNLYRFTEENPDYVEMLNGDLRSEVSVQQGALEGSNVQLATEMTDLITAQRSYQMNARSISIGDQMLGLINNVRS; translated from the coding sequence ATGCTCATACGTTCTATGGCACAAGCGACCAATACAATGAATCAATTACAAAAGCAAATAGATACGATTGGACATAATTTAGCTAACCTTGATACAAATGGCTTTAAAAAAACAACATCAAGCTTTCACGAGCTTGTTAAGCAGCAAATCAATAATCAGCCTGATGAAAGAAAAGAGGTTGGTCGTCTTACAGATTATGGTATTCGTGTTGGGAATGGCGCTAAGCTCCAATCAAAAGTTGTTTTTGAGCAGGGCGTCATAAAGAAGACAAATCGAGAGCTGGATATTGCATTGACAAATCCTTACCAATTTTTACAGGTTCAAGTAAATGGTGAAATTCATTATACAAGAGACGGTGCTCTTTATTTGTCGCCAGCGAATGATGGAACAAACCGTTTAATGCTCGTTACTTCGGACGGCTACAGCATTGTCGATGAAAATGAAAACCCTATTTATTTAGACGATTCCTTTAAAGAAATCATCATTTCGCCAAACGGTATGTTAACAGCTGTTTCTCGGAATGATAACGATCCAAATCAAATCGTGCAATTAGGAATTGTGAAAGTGAATCGACCAGATATGCTTGCAGCCCAAGGAAATAATTTGTACCGTTTTACGGAAGAAAACCCTGATTATGTAGAAATGTTAAACGGTGATTTGCGATCTGAAGTAAGCGTGCAGCAAGGCGCTCTTGAAGGATCAAACGTACAATTAGCAACGGAAATGACCGATTTAATAACAGCGCAGCGTTCTTATCAAATGAATGCTCGGTCAATTTCAATTGGTGACCAAATGCTCGGTCTGATTAATAATGTTCGTTCATAA
- a CDS encoding flagellar basal-body rod protein FlgG (product_source=KO:K02392; cog=COG4786; ko=KO:K02392; pfam=PF00460,PF06429), whose product MLRGFYTAASGMLAQERRADVLSNNIANANTPGYKAEQDTLRAFPEMLLSYIEANQHGRVAQKEIGSLNTGAYVQELIPLYTQGDIRETNLPSDLALVEKEVPVFAETNVKGVLFYAVETPEGQIKYTRNGHFTLDPNGRLTLGGNTVLATTGQPIVINSPEYEIKADGQVYVDGEPTGQQIDVRFAEDVRILVREGNDLYRTADDSVLPSAVGNALINYELKQGYLENANVDIAKSYTDLLTAYRSFEANQKVLQAYDRSMEKAVNEIGRVR is encoded by the coding sequence ATGCTACGAGGTTTTTATACAGCAGCGTCTGGAATGTTGGCACAAGAGCGGAGAGCCGATGTATTGTCGAATAATATCGCAAATGCGAATACACCTGGCTATAAAGCGGAACAGGATACGCTTCGTGCTTTTCCGGAAATGCTTTTGTCTTATATTGAAGCGAATCAGCATGGCCGTGTTGCACAAAAGGAAATCGGTTCATTAAATACAGGTGCGTATGTACAAGAACTGATACCTCTCTATACACAAGGAGATATTCGTGAAACGAATTTGCCAAGTGATCTCGCCTTAGTGGAGAAAGAAGTGCCAGTATTTGCTGAAACGAATGTAAAGGGAGTTTTATTTTACGCTGTCGAGACGCCGGAAGGACAAATCAAATATACACGGAACGGGCATTTTACTTTAGATCCAAATGGCCGCTTAACGCTTGGGGGAAATACCGTTTTAGCAACAACAGGACAACCTATTGTGATCAATAGCCCGGAGTATGAAATCAAAGCAGATGGTCAAGTATATGTCGATGGCGAGCCAACTGGTCAGCAAATCGACGTGCGCTTTGCTGAAGATGTGCGCATCTTAGTGCGTGAAGGCAACGATTTGTATCGAACAGCTGATGACAGCGTATTGCCGAGTGCAGTAGGTAATGCTCTTATTAATTATGAATTAAAGCAGGGCTATTTAGAAAACGCAAATGTTGATATCGCGAAATCTTATACTGATTTATTAACGGCTTATCGCTCTTTTGAAGCCAATCAAAAAGTGCTGCAAGCGTACGATCGAAGCATGGAGAAAGCGGTTAATGAAATAGGCCGTGTTCGCTAA
- a CDS encoding flagellar biosynthesis GTPase FlhF (product_source=COG1419; cath_funfam=1.20.58.410; cog=COG1419; superfamily=55486) gives MPYRIQQLTNQAQQALQQIHQIAQTLKQQEEQNANQAFQTNQMTQQQAQEFGKKEQQAVQSLQQIQNIGKQLQSNLGQVNQYQNPYQNLNQNQFQNLNQAQYQNQYQPQTNIPNQPQANIQNQPSSFQMNANPSFNPLQGTPSQTNVNEVRRQNQQSAGQNPYPYS, from the coding sequence GTGCCATATCGAATTCAACAGTTAACAAATCAAGCACAGCAAGCTCTTCAACAAATTCATCAAATTGCTCAAACACTTAAACAACAAGAAGAGCAAAACGCTAATCAAGCTTTTCAGACAAACCAAATGACACAACAGCAAGCTCAAGAATTTGGGAAAAAAGAGCAACAAGCTGTACAAAGCCTGCAACAAATTCAAAATATCGGGAAGCAATTGCAGTCAAATCTTGGACAAGTTAATCAATACCAAAATCCATACCAGAATTTAAACCAAAATCAATTTCAAAACTTAAACCAAGCTCAATATCAAAATCAATACCAACCACAAACGAATATTCCAAATCAGCCACAAGCCAATATTCAAAATCAACCAAGCTCTTTTCAAATGAATGCGAACCCGTCCTTTAACCCATTGCAAGGTACACCAAGTCAAACAAACGTAAACGAAGTTCGCCGCCAAAACCAACAATCAGCAGGGCAAAACCCTTATCCTTATTCATAA
- a CDS encoding rod shape-determining protein MreB (product_source=KO:K03569; cath_funfam=3.30.420.40; cog=COG1077; ko=KO:K03569; pfam=PF06723; superfamily=53067; tigrfam=TIGR00904) yields MFARDIGIDLGTANVLIHVKGKGIVLNEPSVVALDKNTGKVLAVGEEARRMVGRTPGNIVAIRPLKDGVIADFEVTEAMLKHFINKLNVKGILSKPRVLICCPTNITSVERKAIKEAAEKSGGKQVYLEEEPKVAAIGAGMDIFQPSGNMVVDIGGGTTDVAVLSMGDIVTASSIKVAGDKFDLEILNYIKREYKLLIGERTAEDIKIKVATVFPGARNEEIDIRGRDMVTGLPRTITIKSVEIEQALREPADAIVQAAKNVLEKTPPELSADIIDHGVILTGGGALLNGIDQLLAEELKVPVFVAEDPLHCVAVGTGIMLENMDKLPKRKLI; encoded by the coding sequence ATGTTTGCGAGAGATATAGGTATTGATTTAGGGACGGCCAATGTCCTGATTCATGTAAAAGGTAAAGGTATTGTATTAAATGAACCTTCCGTTGTAGCTCTTGACAAAAATACGGGAAAGGTTTTAGCGGTCGGTGAAGAAGCAAGACGTATGGTAGGTCGTACACCTGGTAATATTGTTGCGATTCGGCCGTTAAAAGATGGGGTCATTGCTGACTTTGAAGTAACAGAAGCCATGCTGAAGCATTTTATTAACAAATTAAATGTAAAAGGTATTTTATCAAAACCACGTGTATTAATTTGCTGTCCAACAAACATTACCTCTGTAGAAAGAAAGGCGATAAAAGAAGCTGCTGAAAAAAGCGGCGGTAAACAAGTTTATTTGGAAGAAGAGCCAAAAGTCGCAGCAATTGGTGCTGGTATGGATATTTTTCAGCCTAGCGGGAATATGGTTGTCGATATTGGCGGTGGTACGACAGATGTTGCCGTTCTGTCAATGGGTGATATTGTCACCGCCTCTTCCATTAAAGTCGCTGGGGACAAGTTTGATCTTGAAATTCTAAATTATATTAAACGTGAATACAAGCTTTTAATCGGCGAGCGTACGGCAGAAGATATTAAAATTAAAGTAGCGACAGTATTCCCAGGTGCACGAAATGAAGAAATTGATATTCGTGGGCGGGATATGGTCACAGGATTGCCTCGTACGATTACGATTAAATCGGTTGAAATTGAACAAGCACTACGGGAACCTGCAGATGCGATTGTCCAAGCGGCTAAAAACGTACTAGAGAAAACTCCGCCAGAGCTTTCCGCTGATATTATCGACCACGGGGTGATCCTTACTGGCGGCGGTGCATTATTAAACGGAATCGACCAATTGTTAGCCGAAGAATTAAAAGTCCCTGTTTTCGTTGCAGAAGATCCGCTTCACTGTGTTGCCGTTGGAACGGGCATTATGCTTGAAAACATGGACAAGCTTCCGAAAAGGAAATTGATCTAA
- a CDS encoding putative DeoR family transcriptional regulator (stage III sporulation protein D) (product_source=KO:K06283; cath_funfam=1.10.260.40; cog=COG1961; ko=KO:K06283; pfam=PF12116; superfamily=46785; tigrfam=TIGR02844), which yields MHDYIKERTIKIGKYIVETKKTVRVIAKEFGVSKSTVHKDLTERLPEINPELANEVKRILDYHKSIRHLRGGEATKLKYKKEDTKKEETIK from the coding sequence GTGCACGATTACATCAAAGAACGCACAATCAAGATTGGAAAGTATATCGTGGAGACGAAAAAAACAGTTCGCGTGATTGCGAAAGAATTTGGTGTATCAAAAAGTACAGTTCATAAAGATTTAACAGAACGATTACCTGAAATTAATCCCGAGCTTGCCAATGAAGTGAAACGAATATTGGATTATCATAAATCCATTCGTCACTTGCGTGGTGGGGAAGCGACAAAACTAAAATATAAAAAAGAAGATACAAAAAAAGAAGAAACGATCAAGTAA
- a CDS encoding cation/acetate symporter (product_source=KO:K14393; cog=COG4147; ko=KO:K14393; pfam=PF00474; tigrfam=TIGR03648; transmembrane_helix_parts=Outside_1_3,TMhelix_4_26,Inside_27_46,TMhelix_47_69,Outside_70_73,TMhelix_74_96,Inside_97_116,TMhelix_117_139,Outside_140_153,TMhelix_154_176,Inside_177_182,TMhelix_183_202,Outside_203_239,TMhelix_240_262,Inside_263_273,TMhelix_274_296,Outside_297_365,TMhelix_366_388,Inside_389_408,TMhelix_409_427,Outside_428_436,TMhelix_437_459,Inside_460_465,TMhelix_466_485,Outside_486_494,TMhelix_495_517,Inside_518_550): MDAQFLVSLSIILLTFAIYIGIAVYNKARATSDFYVAGRGVPPVFNGMAIGADWMSAASFIGMAGTVMILGYDGLAYIMGWTGGYLLLTFLLAPQLRKFGRYTVPEFIGDRYESHTARIIAAICTIIISFTYSIGQLSGSGVVIGRLFEIDAKIGTMIGVVLIAFYAAFGGMKGITWTQVAQYIILIIAYLIPVIFMSLQITGNPVPWLSYGHIINEMGEIDRQLGISEYFAPFTSSTKWQFLALLFTLMAGTAGLPHVIVRFYTVSTMKAARWSGAWALLFIGLLYLSAPAYAAFSRFILLKNVVNQPIDALPAWTKPWVDTGKLQLADSNGDGILQWKEMIISNDIVVMATPEIANLGMFVIGLVAAGAMAAALSTAGGLMIAISSSFAHDIYYRVLNPKATEENRLAVARISIIAATVLAGLIALNPPGVITQIVAWAFALASGTFFPALVLGVWWKRSNKYGVISGMVVGLIVTLSYIFAAKYGGFTIAGIIDTGAGIFGAASSFLTNIIVSLATAAPSKKVQEEVINLRYPEQMVYKDGDVYLTK; the protein is encoded by the coding sequence ATGGATGCTCAATTTCTAGTGTCTTTATCGATCATTTTATTAACGTTTGCTATTTATATTGGTATTGCTGTCTATAATAAAGCTCGTGCAACGTCAGATTTCTATGTTGCCGGACGTGGTGTTCCGCCGGTTTTTAACGGTATGGCGATTGGTGCAGACTGGATGAGCGCTGCGTCATTTATTGGAATGGCAGGTACGGTGATGATATTAGGTTACGACGGTTTAGCTTATATAATGGGGTGGACAGGCGGATATTTGCTTTTAACCTTTTTATTAGCGCCGCAGCTGAGGAAATTCGGGCGATATACTGTACCAGAGTTTATCGGTGACCGCTATGAAAGTCATACAGCAAGAATCATTGCGGCAATCTGTACAATTATTATTAGTTTTACGTATTCAATCGGCCAACTATCTGGCTCTGGCGTCGTCATTGGACGTTTATTTGAAATTGATGCTAAAATCGGTACGATGATTGGTGTCGTTTTAATTGCCTTTTACGCAGCTTTTGGCGGGATGAAAGGAATTACTTGGACCCAAGTAGCCCAATATATTATTTTAATTATCGCCTATTTAATTCCAGTTATTTTTATGTCCCTTCAAATAACTGGTAATCCTGTACCGTGGCTTTCATATGGTCACATTATTAACGAAATGGGAGAAATTGATCGCCAGCTAGGAATTTCAGAATATTTTGCTCCATTTACAAGCAGTACAAAGTGGCAGTTTCTTGCTTTATTATTTACTTTGATGGCTGGAACAGCAGGCTTACCTCACGTCATCGTTCGTTTTTATACCGTATCAACGATGAAAGCAGCACGCTGGTCTGGTGCTTGGGCGTTATTATTTATCGGCTTGCTTTACTTATCAGCACCTGCATATGCAGCATTTTCACGTTTCATTCTTTTAAAAAATGTTGTCAACCAGCCTATTGATGCACTCCCTGCTTGGACAAAGCCTTGGGTCGATACAGGCAAGCTTCAGCTGGCAGATAGCAATGGAGACGGTATTTTACAATGGAAAGAAATGATTATTTCCAATGATATTGTTGTTATGGCAACACCAGAGATAGCGAATCTTGGCATGTTTGTCATCGGTTTGGTGGCAGCTGGAGCAATGGCAGCAGCTTTATCAACGGCAGGAGGGCTAATGATTGCCATATCCTCATCTTTTGCTCATGATATTTACTACCGTGTATTAAACCCGAAGGCAACGGAAGAAAATCGTTTAGCAGTCGCACGGATTTCCATTATTGCGGCAACTGTTTTAGCAGGATTAATTGCCTTAAATCCGCCAGGCGTTATTACGCAAATAGTTGCTTGGGCCTTTGCGCTTGCATCAGGGACATTTTTCCCGGCGCTCGTTCTCGGTGTTTGGTGGAAACGTTCAAATAAATATGGTGTCATATCGGGAATGGTCGTCGGTTTAATTGTCACTTTATCCTATATTTTTGCAGCTAAATATGGCGGCTTTACGATTGCTGGCATTATAGATACAGGTGCTGGTATTTTTGGAGCTGCTTCGTCATTTTTAACAAACATTATTGTCTCGCTGGCAACAGCTGCACCGTCTAAGAAAGTTCAAGAGGAAGTCATCAACTTACGCTATCCAGAACAAATGGTATATAAAGACGGAGATGTTTATTTAACAAAATAA
- a CDS encoding putative solute:sodium symporter small subunit (product_source=TIGR03647; cog=COG4327; pfam=PF13937; superfamily=103491; tigrfam=TIGR03647; transmembrane_helix_parts=Inside_1_20,TMhelix_21_38,Outside_39_52,TMhelix_53_72,Inside_73_100), with protein sequence MEKLDKHVADKYFKERIMYTILYLIIWFLVSFVMVALAEPLSNYTFIGFPLHYYMGAQGSILAFIILLFVNAKVSDLIDRKYGIDEEVNKKISHGKVLDH encoded by the coding sequence TTGGAAAAACTAGACAAACATGTAGCCGATAAGTATTTTAAAGAACGCATCATGTATACGATTTTGTATTTAATTATATGGTTTCTTGTGTCCTTTGTAATGGTAGCGCTTGCAGAACCGTTAAGCAACTATACCTTTATCGGTTTCCCGCTCCATTATTACATGGGAGCACAAGGGTCCATACTCGCCTTTATCATTTTATTATTTGTGAATGCAAAAGTTAGCGATCTTATTGATCGAAAATACGGTATTGACGAGGAAGTAAATAAAAAAATAAGTCATGGAAAAGTATTAGATCATTAA
- a CDS encoding hypothetical protein (product_source=Hypo-rule applied; superfamily=82866; transmembrane_helix_parts=Outside_1_3,TMhelix_4_19,Inside_20_25,TMhelix_26_48,Outside_49_58) — MLFFMIALIGFSLFFTLRFKKPQFLLIPVLSLLVYFIIEIALVPAPFLETLKFIFSLS, encoded by the coding sequence TTGCTATTTTTCATGATTGCCCTAATTGGTTTCAGTCTATTTTTTACTTTGCGCTTTAAAAAACCTCAATTTTTACTAATTCCTGTCCTATCTCTACTAGTTTACTTCATCATTGAAATTGCATTAGTTCCTGCACCGTTTCTAGAAACTCTGAAATTCATTTTTAGTCTATCATAA
- a CDS encoding stage II sporulation protein Q (product_source=KO:K06386; cath_funfam=2.70.70.10; cog=COG0511; ko=KO:K06386; pfam=PF01551; superfamily=51261; transmembrane_helix_parts=Inside_1_22,TMhelix_23_45,Outside_46_289), whose translation MREEEKKRTSQGSKFQQFFRKRWVFPAIYLLSATVILTAVLWYQAVRNDVSEQSMDSTDVSYHDEPSVEVNRSVENFKMPAIDPDAVQVVTKFYDFEASAEDQEAALVFYNNTYHPNQGIDIAREDGKPFEVVASLSGTVTKAEKDPILGHVIEIEHDDNLVTIYQSLSELKVKQGDKVEQGQVIGQAGKNQFNAEAGVHAHFEIRKDGKAYNPLNYMEKPMTSLTEQTAADGASDEENLMEENETTPSEENLTEEKETTPSEEKQPTNEENSNPNENEPEASLHSKNS comes from the coding sequence ATGAGAGAGGAAGAAAAGAAACGTACTTCTCAAGGCTCTAAATTTCAGCAGTTTTTCAGAAAAAGATGGGTTTTTCCAGCGATATATTTACTAAGTGCTACAGTTATTTTAACAGCGGTTCTTTGGTATCAAGCCGTTCGCAACGATGTATCTGAACAGTCAATGGATTCTACAGACGTATCCTATCATGATGAACCATCTGTTGAAGTAAACCGCTCTGTAGAGAATTTTAAAATGCCAGCTATTGATCCAGATGCTGTCCAAGTTGTGACAAAATTTTATGATTTCGAGGCATCAGCAGAAGATCAAGAAGCAGCACTCGTTTTTTATAATAATACGTACCACCCAAATCAAGGAATTGACATTGCAAGAGAAGATGGGAAGCCATTTGAAGTGGTTGCCTCTTTAAGCGGTACAGTTACAAAGGCTGAAAAAGATCCAATATTAGGTCATGTCATTGAAATTGAGCATGATGACAACCTTGTGACAATTTATCAATCACTTTCTGAATTAAAAGTAAAACAAGGAGATAAAGTAGAACAAGGTCAAGTAATCGGACAAGCTGGAAAAAACCAATTTAATGCGGAAGCTGGCGTTCATGCCCACTTTGAAATTCGCAAAGATGGGAAAGCATATAATCCATTAAACTATATGGAAAAACCAATGACAAGTTTAACTGAACAAACTGCAGCAGATGGAGCATCTGATGAAGAGAATTTAATGGAAGAAAATGAAACAACTCCATCAGAAGAAAATTTAACAGAGGAAAAAGAGACAACTCCATCAGAAGAGAAGCAGCCAACAAATGAAGAAAATTCTAATCCAAATGAAAATGAACCAGAAGCATCTCTCCATTCAAAAAATTCATAA
- a CDS encoding VanZ family protein (product_source=COG5652; cog=COG5652; pfam=PF04892; superfamily=52540; transmembrane_helix_parts=Inside_1_2,TMhelix_3_25,Outside_26_44,TMhelix_45_64,Inside_65_142) codes for MRSLAVSVITVLPFIYMGFIWYLSSQPADAVIETPFPFDDVLKESLHLVEFGLLYWFFVLMLAVQQKLTAKTSMVAALISVLYGLIDEIHQAFVPSRSSTFIDFVKDTIGVAVSFYMMKVWYFQKRNGRFYQFFQLLSRLKG; via the coding sequence ATGAGATCATTGGCCGTTTCAGTTATCACCGTTCTTCCTTTCATTTATATGGGTTTTATTTGGTATTTATCGAGTCAACCAGCAGATGCGGTTATTGAAACACCGTTTCCGTTTGACGATGTTTTAAAGGAATCTTTGCACCTAGTAGAATTTGGTCTATTGTATTGGTTTTTTGTGTTGATGCTGGCAGTACAGCAAAAGTTAACTGCAAAAACAAGTATGGTGGCTGCATTGATTTCCGTTTTATATGGACTTATCGACGAAATTCATCAAGCTTTTGTTCCATCAAGGTCATCCACATTCATTGATTTTGTAAAAGATACGATTGGAGTAGCGGTTTCATTTTATATGATGAAAGTGTGGTATTTTCAAAAAAGAAATGGACGCTTTTATCAATTCTTCCAGCTACTTTCTCGGTTGAAAGGTTAA
- a CDS encoding stage II sporulation protein D (product_source=KO:K06381; cog=COG2385; ko=KO:K06381; pfam=PF08486; superfamily=50156; tigrfam=TIGR02870; transmembrane_helix_parts=Inside_1_6,TMhelix_7_29,Outside_30_339) gives MKQLKTFTLIFAAFFIVILMVPSLLVAPFIQKTTGVLGEELQKQGQEEAVLGDSPISVPVYRAQEKVIQEIPLEEYVVGVVASEMPADFELEALKAQALAARTYIVKQLLNEKNIGAPKGSVVTDTEIHQVYKSKEELKKIWGSDYKWKINKITEAVADTKGQILTYDNQPIDASFFSTSNGYTENSEAYWSDSLPYLKSVESPWDVNSPKFYDRKVFTVKEFEQKLGVQIGEDGSVGKVISRTPGKRVAIVEINGKKLTGREIREKLDLKSTDFSWELKGDKIIVTTKGYGHGIGMSQYGANFMAEEGKNYKDIVTYYYKGIEVSTADQFLTKYMAKQ, from the coding sequence ATGAAGCAATTGAAGACGTTCACACTGATTTTTGCAGCTTTTTTTATCGTTATTCTCATGGTGCCGAGCTTACTAGTGGCCCCATTTATTCAAAAGACGACAGGTGTATTAGGAGAAGAATTGCAAAAACAAGGGCAAGAAGAGGCTGTTTTAGGTGATTCGCCAATCTCTGTTCCTGTCTATCGAGCTCAAGAAAAAGTGATTCAAGAAATTCCCCTCGAAGAGTATGTTGTAGGAGTTGTTGCTTCAGAAATGCCAGCGGATTTTGAGTTAGAAGCATTAAAAGCTCAAGCATTAGCAGCTAGAACTTATATAGTGAAACAATTGTTAAATGAAAAAAATATCGGTGCTCCTAAAGGTTCTGTCGTCACGGATACTGAAATTCATCAAGTATATAAAAGTAAAGAAGAATTGAAGAAAATATGGGGATCTGACTACAAGTGGAAAATAAATAAAATTACAGAAGCCGTTGCCGATACGAAAGGACAAATTTTAACATACGATAATCAGCCGATTGACGCATCTTTTTTCTCTACAAGCAACGGCTATACCGAAAATTCTGAAGCGTATTGGTCAGATTCACTTCCTTATTTAAAAAGTGTTGAAAGTCCATGGGATGTAAATTCTCCTAAATTTTATGATCGCAAAGTGTTCACTGTGAAAGAGTTTGAACAAAAGCTTGGTGTTCAAATTGGTGAAGATGGATCAGTTGGAAAAGTCATTTCCCGTACACCAGGAAAGAGAGTAGCAATAGTTGAAATAAATGGAAAAAAGTTAACGGGACGGGAAATAAGAGAAAAGCTTGACTTGAAATCAACCGATTTCTCATGGGAATTAAAAGGAGATAAAATTATCGTTACAACAAAGGGATATGGTCATGGAATCGGAATGAGTCAATATGGAGCAAACTTTATGGCTGAAGAAGGGAAAAATTATAAAGATATCGTGACCTATTACTATAAAGGAATTGAGGTCTCCACAGCCGATCAATTTTTAACCAAATATATGGCAAAGCAATAA
- a CDS encoding hypothetical protein (product_source=Hypo-rule applied; cath_funfam=1.20.5.110), protein MAETERLMAGTERLVHGTERIRAETERLMAGTERIRAGTERIMAGTER, encoded by the coding sequence ATGGCGGAAACCGAGAGATTAATGGCTGGAACCGAGAGATTAGTGCATGGAACCGAGAGAATAAGGGCGGAAACCGAGAGATTAATGGCTGGAACCGAGAGAATAAGGGCTGGAACCGAGAGAATAATGGCTGGAACCGAGAGATAA